From Aspergillus fumigatus Af293 chromosome 5, whole genome shotgun sequence, a single genomic window includes:
- the sod1 gene encoding superoxide dismutase SOD1, which translates to MVKAVAVLRGDSKITGTVTFEQADENSPTTVSWNIKGNDPNAKRGFHVHQFGDNTNGCTSAGPHFNPYGKTHGAPEDSERHVGDLGNFETDAEGNAVGSKQDKLIKLIGAESVLGRTLVVHAGTDDLGRGGNEESKKTGNAGARPACGVIGIAA; encoded by the exons ATGGTCAAGGCTG TTGCTGTCCTCCGTGGTGACTCCAAGATCACCGGCACTGTCACCTTCGAGCAGGCCGACGAGAACTCTCCCACCACCGTCTCTTGGAACATCAAGGGCAACGACCCCAACGCCAAGCGTGGCTTCCATGTCCACCAGTTCGGTGACAACACCAACGGCTGCACCTCCGCTGGTCCTCACT TCAACCCCTATGGCAAGACCCATGGAGCTCCTGAGGACTCCGAGCGCCATGTCGGTGACCTTGGTAACTTCGAGACCGATGCTGAGGGTAACGCCGTCGGCTCCAAGCAGGACAAGCTTATTAAGCTGATTGGTGCCGAGAGCGTTCTGGGC CGGACCTTGGTCGTTCACGCCGGTACCGACGACCTCGGAAGGGGTGGCAACGAGGAGTCCAAGAAGACTGGTAACGCTGGTGCTCGTCCCGCCTGTG GTGTCATTGGTATCGCCGCTTAA